One part of the Fibrobacter sp. genome encodes these proteins:
- a CDS encoding carboxypeptidase regulatory-like domain-containing protein: MLTTAFTAASAYTISGTVKDNSNKAVAGAQVTLIKENKSTVTDNDGKFSIHEDESTPPEAIAASHTPGFISINSGILSFSQSGNSPVTVRIFDLMGNQVFKQTLYGSGQVDLTSGVKARGAYVAQVSVGSAKQAIRFTANGNYSATFSESGRALLKEIQKDEALRVVAEGFDTLTVPLTTLDTTLELKLTAAATEQTYAFGYAMGNAPTPSKGCGKDNTLKDYFKFTGGGVEHEVYLTMPENYDKNKPYRLVFGMHYMGGSAEAVAKRESYYGLRNQSGAKENTIFVAPHGYTTETDRSGKETENPWRCGDDKDHVFFGEFLTYLNENLCVDTSRVFSVGFSFGAMFSNSLAQDFQDRLRGVVVFATMDQVIYLPKNKGLPIAWMGTVGMGDELCTPKLGRSARDRILKNNGKPDADGNFTDARDEEAEEYSGTGNHVCYDYKTVDPRFPVKWCTFDGKHAYNASDDGKVWTTPTAWEFITQF, translated from the coding sequence ATGCTGACAACAGCATTCACTGCGGCTTCCGCATATACTATCAGCGGAACCGTCAAGGACAATTCGAACAAGGCCGTTGCCGGGGCGCAAGTCACCCTCATCAAGGAGAACAAATCGACCGTCACGGACAACGACGGCAAATTCTCCATTCATGAAGATGAATCCACACCGCCCGAGGCCATCGCAGCCTCGCACACTCCGGGCTTCATCAGCATAAATTCCGGTATACTCTCGTTCTCGCAAAGCGGGAACTCCCCCGTGACGGTCAGGATTTTCGACCTCATGGGCAACCAGGTATTCAAGCAGACCCTCTACGGTTCCGGCCAGGTGGACCTCACTTCCGGCGTGAAGGCCAGGGGCGCCTATGTGGCACAGGTCTCCGTAGGCAGCGCGAAGCAGGCCATCCGCTTTACCGCGAACGGCAACTACAGCGCCACGTTCAGCGAGAGCGGCCGCGCCCTGCTGAAGGAAATCCAGAAGGATGAAGCGCTCCGGGTTGTCGCCGAAGGTTTCGACACGCTCACCGTCCCGCTCACCACGCTCGACACGACTCTCGAACTGAAACTCACCGCGGCAGCCACCGAGCAGACCTACGCATTCGGCTATGCCATGGGTAACGCCCCCACCCCGAGTAAGGGCTGTGGCAAGGACAATACGCTCAAGGACTACTTCAAGTTCACAGGCGGCGGCGTTGAGCACGAAGTCTATCTCACCATGCCCGAGAACTACGACAAGAACAAGCCCTACCGCCTGGTGTTCGGCATGCACTATATGGGCGGTTCCGCCGAGGCTGTGGCAAAGAGGGAATCCTACTACGGATTACGCAACCAGTCGGGCGCCAAGGAAAACACCATCTTCGTGGCGCCGCACGGCTACACGACCGAAACAGATAGATCCGGGAAAGAAACAGAGAATCCATGGCGATGCGGGGACGACAAGGACCACGTCTTCTTCGGCGAATTCCTCACCTACCTGAACGAGAACCTCTGCGTCGATACATCGCGCGTGTTCTCCGTCGGGTTCAGCTTCGGCGCCATGTTCAGTAACTCCCTTGCACAGGATTTCCAGGACCGCCTGCGCGGCGTGGTGGTATTCGCCACGATGGACCAAGTGATTTACTTGCCCAAGAACAAGGGACTTCCCATCGCCTGGATGGGGACTGTCGGCATGGGAGACGAACTTTGTACGCCCAAACTCGGCCGCAGTGCCCGCGACAGGATCCTGAAGAACAACGGAAAACCTGACGCGGATGGCAACTTCACTGACGCCAGAGACGAAGAAGCCGAAGAATACTCCGGCACCGGCAATCATGTGTGCTACGACTACAAGACGGTCGACCCGCGCTTCCCCGTGAAGTGGTGCACATTCGACGGTAAACACGCATACAACGCCAGCGACGACGGCAAGGTGTGGACAACACCCACCGCCTGGGAATTTATCACGCAGTTCTAG
- a CDS encoding carboxypeptidase regulatory-like domain-containing protein, whose translation MKHLPLFISALAVSSAFAYTVSGKVTDEDGQAIKGAAVTLVKENKNATTDEAGKYTIHEDEAEIPPIGIQASAVKPGYISINSGILSYSQSGNAPVQVRIFDAVGHQVLNQTLYGAGEVDLRTGTNAMGSYYAQVTMGSAKQNIRFTTNGSYATSFDAQGHALLKEIQQGETLQFVAEGFDTLSVPLGTLDTTVNVQLKKTVPPAPTYKFGYALKNDPTPSKGCGVDSKLQSTGQNSNAKKYGMTSAGLNREFWITLPKNYDKTKPYKILFAMHCMGSNAEDFTNHTPDQDHPSPYYGQQNLDKDNNYIFVAPRGDTDFMPWRTGDDKDHIFFGELLTLLEENYCIDTSRVFVTGFSFGAMVTNSLAQDFQDRIRAVAVYATADYNIYLPTNKGKPIAWMAVHGKNDGTCDYNRAKNSAVKRILKNNGKADADGNFSDASAETPKEVGGSGHLCYDFTTVDERFPVKFCSWNGPHQWTAYDNGNWQNTWVPEEVHKFFEQF comes from the coding sequence ATGAAACATCTTCCGTTGTTTATTTCTGCACTTGCAGTAAGTTCTGCATTTGCTTATACAGTATCCGGTAAAGTAACTGACGAAGACGGCCAGGCCATCAAGGGCGCAGCCGTAACTCTTGTCAAGGAAAACAAGAACGCCACGACTGACGAAGCCGGCAAGTACACCATCCACGAAGACGAGGCCGAAATACCGCCTATCGGGATTCAGGCATCCGCCGTCAAGCCCGGTTACATCAGCATCAATTCCGGTATTCTTTCTTACTCGCAGAGCGGCAACGCACCCGTACAGGTCAGGATTTTTGACGCCGTCGGCCACCAGGTGCTGAACCAGACGCTCTACGGCGCAGGCGAAGTCGACCTCCGCACGGGCACGAACGCGATGGGTTCCTACTACGCGCAGGTTACCATGGGTAGCGCGAAGCAGAACATCCGCTTCACCACGAACGGCAGCTACGCCACTTCCTTCGACGCACAGGGACACGCCCTCCTCAAGGAAATCCAGCAGGGTGAAACGCTCCAGTTTGTCGCCGAAGGTTTCGACACGCTTTCCGTACCTCTCGGCACTCTCGACACGACCGTCAACGTGCAATTGAAGAAGACCGTGCCGCCCGCACCGACCTACAAGTTCGGCTATGCATTGAAGAACGACCCGACCCCGAGTAAGGGCTGCGGTGTCGATTCCAAGCTCCAGTCCACAGGCCAAAACAGCAACGCCAAGAAGTACGGCATGACGAGCGCCGGCCTCAATCGCGAATTCTGGATAACGCTTCCGAAGAACTACGACAAGACCAAACCGTACAAGATTCTCTTCGCCATGCACTGCATGGGTTCCAACGCCGAAGACTTCACGAACCATACTCCGGACCAGGATCACCCGAGTCCGTACTATGGTCAGCAGAACCTCGACAAGGACAACAACTATATCTTCGTTGCACCGCGTGGCGATACCGACTTTATGCCGTGGCGCACCGGTGACGATAAGGACCACATCTTCTTTGGCGAACTCCTGACGCTCCTCGAAGAAAACTACTGCATCGACACCTCCCGCGTGTTCGTGACAGGGTTCAGCTTCGGCGCCATGGTCACCAACTCCCTCGCACAGGACTTCCAGGACCGCATCCGCGCCGTGGCCGTCTACGCCACCGCCGACTACAACATCTACCTGCCGACGAACAAGGGCAAGCCGATTGCCTGGATGGCCGTGCATGGCAAGAACGACGGTACTTGCGACTATAACCGCGCCAAGAACAGCGCCGTCAAGAGAATCCTCAAGAACAACGGAAAGGCTGACGCCGACGGAAACTTCTCTGACGCCAGCGCTGAAACTCCGAAGGAAGTCGGCGGCAGCGGTCACCTCTGCTACGACTTCACGACGGTTGACGAACGCTTCCCGGTCAAGTTCTGCAGCTGGAACGGACCGCACCAGTGGACCGCTTACGACAACGGCAACTGGCAGAACACTTGGGTCCCCGAAGAAGTTCACAAATTCTTCGAACAGTTCTAG
- a CDS encoding TolC family protein — translation MNNTKAIILGIIATAAVVHADTWTLDACLKQAKEKSLSLESAKLREQQSEINVKQAEVGRYPTLSASIQNTLFDHPFVDDEDHYRLSVGISGSYTLWDGGSRSLNVEASRLNREATKFETKQTERNVQESVLNAYMNLLAASENLRTAHASVELSTAEFEHFGKLFEAGSITKKDLTQSQSNVLQKQVAELSAQLSVSTAKTTLRQLLELPDGEEFEVAAPELAIESPDSIEALPTLAELQGAVKEAHPGLKSDSIAIRAAKKNTEVAGKGSSISVTLGANSSTGLQAWESGAYGDQLKKGWQNSISLGINIPIIDGGATENKVLLAQVNETQSRLSMQETAKSLENSVEKLYVNAVSADLQWKAAMLQVQAETEALQVAEEQRNAGALTYTDYLTQKNNLEKAQVTLVNAKYSSLLARKILDLYQGKLD, via the coding sequence ATGAACAACACGAAGGCAATCATTCTCGGGATTATCGCGACGGCGGCAGTGGTACACGCAGACACGTGGACTCTCGACGCATGCCTCAAGCAGGCAAAGGAAAAGAGCCTCTCGCTCGAATCCGCGAAACTCCGCGAGCAGCAGTCCGAAATTAACGTCAAACAGGCAGAAGTCGGCCGTTACCCGACCCTCTCCGCCAGCATACAGAACACCCTTTTCGACCATCCCTTTGTCGACGACGAAGACCATTACCGCCTGAGCGTGGGCATTTCGGGCTCGTACACGCTATGGGACGGCGGTTCCCGCAGCCTGAACGTGGAAGCGAGCCGCCTCAACCGCGAGGCGACAAAGTTCGAGACGAAGCAGACGGAACGCAACGTCCAGGAAAGCGTGCTGAACGCCTATATGAACCTGCTCGCCGCAAGCGAGAACCTGCGCACGGCGCACGCGTCCGTCGAACTTTCCACCGCAGAATTCGAACATTTCGGCAAACTTTTCGAAGCGGGCTCCATCACCAAGAAGGACCTCACGCAGAGCCAGTCCAACGTGCTGCAGAAGCAGGTCGCCGAACTCTCGGCGCAGCTCTCCGTCAGCACGGCGAAGACGACGCTCCGCCAGCTCCTGGAACTGCCCGACGGCGAAGAGTTCGAGGTCGCGGCTCCGGAACTGGCCATCGAAAGTCCCGATTCCATCGAGGCGCTGCCGACGCTCGCCGAACTGCAGGGTGCCGTCAAGGAAGCGCACCCGGGCCTCAAGTCCGACAGCATCGCCATCCGCGCCGCCAAGAAGAATACCGAAGTCGCAGGCAAGGGCAGCTCCATCTCGGTGACCCTCGGGGCAAATTCCAGCACCGGACTGCAGGCCTGGGAATCCGGCGCCTATGGTGACCAGCTCAAGAAAGGCTGGCAGAACTCCATCTCGCTGGGCATAAACATCCCCATCATCGACGGCGGGGCAACCGAAAACAAGGTCCTGCTTGCCCAGGTCAACGAGACGCAGTCCCGGCTCTCCATGCAGGAGACGGCCAAAAGCCTCGAGAACAGCGTCGAGAAGCTCTACGTCAACGCGGTGAGCGCCGACCTCCAGTGGAAGGCCGCCATGCTCCAGGTTCAGGCCGAAACCGAGGCGCTCCAGGTCGCCGAAGAACAGCGCAACGCGGGCGCCCTCACCTACACCGACTACCTCACCCAGAAGAACAACCTCGAAAAGGCCCAGGTGACCCTCGTGAACGCCAAATATTCGAGCCTCCTCGCCCGCAAAATTCTCGACCTGTACCAGGGAAAACTCGACTAG
- a CDS encoding PTS sugar transporter subunit IIA: MRLSERFVDNCILINSASDTKEAILNELVDTLCNAYKLEHRDEIFEAVWNREQSRSTGIGCGLAVPHAKIDYVDRMCMVAATVEKGLDFQSFDGEPVYLLILIVSPGNTVGPHLKALSSVSRLLADGNVRKDLIASKTPTEFLTILRAAEDKYL; this comes from the coding sequence ATGCGTCTTTCTGAAAGATTCGTCGACAATTGTATCTTGATCAATTCCGCAAGCGACACCAAGGAAGCCATCCTGAACGAGCTTGTGGACACCTTGTGCAATGCCTACAAGCTCGAGCACAGGGACGAGATATTCGAGGCCGTCTGGAACCGCGAACAGAGCCGTTCCACAGGTATCGGATGCGGACTTGCAGTTCCCCATGCGAAGATCGACTACGTCGACCGTATGTGCATGGTCGCCGCCACGGTCGAGAAGGGACTCGATTTCCAGTCCTTCGACGGGGAACCGGTCTACCTGCTCATCCTTATCGTGAGCCCGGGCAACACCGTGGGCCCGCACCTCAAGGCGCTCTCTTCCGTGAGCCGCCTCCTGGCCGACGGAAACGTCCGCAAGGACCTCATCGCCTCGAAAACCCCCACGGAATTCCTGACCATCCTCCGCGCCGCCGAGGACAAGTACCTGTAA
- a CDS encoding type I 3-dehydroquinate dehydratase: protein MVKSEKKYLVGLVGPEALSAIEADPMHPVFLDIEACNALEIRYDFFDEKVWPELSARVRKVAPHAMQIGTIRLERDGGEYPDRLAYSRLPRWSEILKAPEAPDWLDLEHDCLHCLHDLRNIADLRKTHILISQHNFLRIPNQQELEDFARDCLRVKADGLKIAAMSNSENDCERLYKFTRIHAHEFELFAAFGMGETGKASRIWSLKEGANLTYASIGQAQAPGQIDVASSEKALKNLENLNSPFETLGFIQKF, encoded by the coding sequence ATGGTCAAATCCGAAAAAAAATACCTGGTAGGCCTTGTCGGCCCAGAAGCGCTCTCCGCGATCGAAGCGGACCCGATGCACCCCGTATTCCTGGACATCGAGGCATGCAACGCGCTCGAAATCCGGTACGACTTTTTTGACGAAAAGGTTTGGCCCGAACTTTCGGCACGCGTACGCAAAGTCGCGCCGCACGCCATGCAGATAGGCACAATACGCCTGGAGCGCGATGGCGGCGAATATCCCGACAGGCTCGCCTACAGCAGGCTTCCCCGCTGGTCCGAGATCCTCAAGGCGCCCGAAGCGCCCGATTGGCTCGACCTCGAACACGACTGTCTGCATTGCCTGCACGACCTGAGGAACATCGCCGACCTCCGCAAGACGCACATCCTCATCTCGCAGCACAACTTTTTGCGCATCCCGAACCAGCAGGAACTGGAAGACTTCGCCCGCGATTGCCTGCGCGTCAAAGCCGACGGTCTCAAGATCGCCGCCATGAGCAACAGCGAGAACGACTGCGAACGCCTGTACAAATTCACCCGCATCCATGCGCACGAATTCGAACTTTTCGCCGCCTTCGGGATGGGCGAAACCGGAAAGGCGAGCCGCATCTGGTCGCTCAAAGAAGGCGCGAACCTCACGTACGCCTCCATCGGGCAGGCGCAGGCCCCCGGCCAGATAGACGTCGCCTCCTCAGAAAAGGCCCTCAAGAACCTCGAAAACCTGAATTCTCCCTTCGAAACGCTCGGTTTTATCCAAAAGTTCTAG
- a CDS encoding ATP-dependent Clp protease proteolytic subunit has protein sequence MADCNEKKENQVPDMMKKAEEFLASKRRIFLWGGVDDESAERIVKQLLYLDSLNHDDIVFFINSPGGVISSGLAIYDCMNAIQSDVVTVCCGQAASMGAVLLTAGAKGKRVAWPNARIMIHQPLIHGEIVAPASDIQIQAEEMLRIRGITGKILAETSGHTIEEIDRDTERDNFMSAEEAKKYGLVDKVESLV, from the coding sequence ATGGCAGATTGTAACGAGAAGAAAGAAAACCAGGTTCCCGATATGATGAAGAAGGCCGAGGAGTTCCTCGCGTCCAAGCGCCGCATTTTTTTGTGGGGCGGAGTCGATGACGAGAGCGCCGAACGCATCGTGAAGCAGCTCCTGTACCTTGATTCGCTGAACCACGACGACATCGTGTTCTTCATCAACAGCCCGGGCGGCGTGATTTCGAGCGGCCTTGCCATCTACGACTGCATGAATGCCATCCAGAGCGACGTGGTTACGGTTTGCTGCGGCCAGGCTGCCTCGATGGGCGCCGTGCTGCTCACCGCCGGTGCGAAGGGCAAGCGCGTCGCATGGCCGAACGCCCGCATCATGATTCACCAGCCGCTCATCCACGGCGAGATTGTGGCGCCTGCGAGCGACATCCAGATTCAGGCCGAAGAAATGCTGCGCATCCGCGGCATCACGGGCAAGATTTTGGCCGAGACCTCGGGACACACCATCGAGGAAATCGACCGCGACACCGAACGCGACAACTTCATGAGCGCCGAAGAGGCCAAGAAGTACGGCCTTGTGGACAAGGTCGAGAGCCTCGTTTAA
- the ftsY gene encoding signal recognition particle-docking protein FtsY yields MGFFSAIKSGLAKTRDALMGELKGIVGAGKITDDTLEELEEHLIKADVGVEAAFLLTDALREQALGKSLTTEQVLDIMRNEAERLLKDPPPFELKGKPHVVLVIGVNGAGKTTTIGKLAARWIGEGKKVMIAACDTFRAAAIEQLETWAERSGAEFVKHQEGSDPAAVAFDACQAAVARGCDVVLIDTAGRLHNKDYLMEELKKIVRVVKKVNPDFPHDMWLVIDGNTGQNTINQTKIFNQSFPLTGLVVTKLDGTARGGAVLSIASSLQIPIRWIGMGERIDQLVPFSKAEYVEGLFENALEEQP; encoded by the coding sequence ATGGGATTTTTTTCCGCTATCAAGAGCGGGCTTGCCAAGACCCGCGACGCCCTCATGGGCGAACTCAAGGGCATTGTCGGTGCTGGCAAGATTACCGACGATACGCTCGAGGAACTCGAGGAACACCTGATTAAGGCGGACGTGGGCGTGGAAGCCGCGTTCCTCTTGACGGATGCTCTGCGTGAACAGGCGCTGGGCAAGTCGCTTACTACCGAGCAGGTGCTCGACATCATGCGGAACGAGGCGGAACGCCTTCTGAAGGACCCGCCGCCGTTCGAACTCAAGGGCAAGCCGCACGTGGTGCTGGTCATCGGCGTGAACGGCGCCGGCAAGACGACCACCATCGGCAAGCTCGCCGCCCGCTGGATTGGCGAAGGCAAGAAGGTGATGATCGCCGCCTGCGATACCTTCCGTGCCGCAGCCATCGAACAGCTCGAGACATGGGCCGAGCGTAGCGGTGCCGAGTTCGTGAAGCATCAGGAAGGCTCCGACCCTGCGGCAGTGGCGTTCGACGCCTGCCAGGCCGCCGTTGCCCGCGGGTGCGATGTGGTGCTGATTGACACCGCGGGCCGCCTGCACAACAAAGATTACCTGATGGAAGAGCTCAAGAAGATTGTGCGCGTGGTGAAGAAGGTGAACCCGGATTTCCCGCACGACATGTGGCTCGTGATTGACGGCAACACCGGACAGAACACCATCAACCAGACGAAGATTTTCAACCAGAGCTTCCCGCTGACGGGCCTCGTGGTCACCAAGCTCGACGGGACCGCGCGTGGAGGTGCGGTTCTCAGCATCGCGAGTTCTCTGCAGATTCCCATCCGCTGGATTGGCATGGGCGAGCGCATCGACCAGCTCGTCCCGTTCAGCAAGGCCGAATACGTGGAAGGCCTTTTCGAGAACGCGCTGGAAGAGCAGCCTTAG
- a CDS encoding thioredoxin family protein: MSRNVVKCARIMAAALLLMACASFAAPKSQPLVKWMDYTAALEKAKKEPKLIFVDMYADWCIPCRAMDATVYSDPSVASLLNNRFYAVKLDAESQDSIVCDGQKKTVKRCYFDVWELSVLPAFVLVAPKGLTILTVSDSMSPQDMKSLLLQFLIKEEEWIKR; the protein is encoded by the coding sequence ATGAGCCGCAACGTCGTGAAATGCGCAAGGATTATGGCCGCGGCGCTACTCCTTATGGCGTGCGCCTCCTTTGCCGCCCCGAAGAGCCAGCCGCTTGTCAAGTGGATGGACTATACCGCGGCGCTCGAGAAGGCGAAGAAGGAACCGAAGCTCATATTCGTGGACATGTATGCGGACTGGTGCATCCCGTGCCGCGCGATGGACGCGACGGTTTATTCCGACCCGTCGGTCGCTTCGCTTCTGAACAACAGGTTTTACGCGGTCAAGCTCGATGCCGAATCGCAGGATTCCATCGTGTGCGACGGTCAGAAGAAGACGGTCAAGCGTTGCTACTTCGATGTGTGGGAATTGAGCGTGTTGCCGGCCTTCGTTCTCGTGGCGCCGAAAGGTCTTACTATATTGACGGTATCGGATTCCATGAGTCCGCAAGATATGAAGTCTCTTCTTTTGCAGTTCTTGATTAAAGAAGAGGAGTGGATAAAAAGATGA
- a CDS encoding glycosyltransferase family 2 protein, which produces MDKKMSGDVYFYLQVAFWALVFLLALCYGIFPVTLPFVSELFKRRHRDIDENFELPNVSLLISAYNEEGVIERKIQNILEIDYPKEKLEVLIGDDGSADRTAEIVAKYADRGITLVKAPKNAGKAAMLNRLHKIAKGEILVFCDANTMFFPNVVRKLVAPFEDRKIGCACGHLILSDKSGSVLGQGESSYWDLESEIKKFEGILDRLIGGNGALYAIRRELYTELPVKKSVMDDFFITTKILQKGGYCTFVSSAIGTEQTSKESIGEFRRKVRIGRANFNYLWSYLPLLNPFRPLLAYLFFSHKILRWFSPHILILLFVLNALLLPCGVVYCVSFGLMLITTLLCAMKVVPSGYYFMSMNLALLKGFFLSFCREKSGGWAREARTDE; this is translated from the coding sequence GTGGATAAAAAGATGAGCGGTGATGTCTATTTCTATTTGCAGGTGGCGTTCTGGGCGCTAGTGTTCCTGCTGGCGCTGTGCTACGGGATTTTCCCCGTGACGCTCCCGTTCGTGAGCGAACTGTTCAAGCGCCGCCACCGCGACATCGACGAGAACTTTGAACTGCCGAACGTGTCGCTTTTGATTTCGGCGTATAACGAGGAAGGCGTCATCGAACGCAAGATCCAGAACATTCTGGAAATTGACTACCCCAAGGAAAAGCTCGAGGTGCTGATTGGCGACGACGGTTCCGCCGACCGTACCGCGGAAATTGTCGCAAAGTACGCGGACAGGGGCATTACGCTCGTGAAGGCTCCGAAGAACGCGGGCAAGGCGGCGATGCTCAATCGCCTGCATAAAATCGCGAAGGGCGAAATTCTCGTGTTCTGCGATGCGAACACGATGTTCTTCCCCAATGTGGTCCGCAAGCTCGTGGCGCCTTTCGAAGACCGCAAAATCGGTTGCGCCTGCGGGCACCTTATCCTTTCGGACAAGAGCGGGAGCGTGCTCGGTCAGGGCGAAAGTTCGTATTGGGACCTGGAATCCGAAATCAAGAAGTTCGAGGGAATCCTCGACAGGCTTATCGGCGGTAACGGAGCCCTTTACGCCATCAGGCGCGAGCTCTACACGGAACTGCCCGTGAAGAAGAGCGTCATGGACGACTTCTTCATCACCACGAAAATTCTGCAGAAGGGCGGCTACTGCACGTTCGTCTCCAGCGCCATCGGTACGGAACAGACCTCCAAGGAAAGCATCGGCGAATTCCGCCGCAAAGTGCGCATCGGCCGCGCGAATTTCAACTACCTGTGGTCTTACCTGCCGCTGCTGAACCCGTTCCGCCCGCTGCTCGCCTACCTGTTCTTCTCGCACAAGATCCTGCGCTGGTTCTCTCCGCACATCCTTATTCTCTTGTTTGTGCTGAACGCGCTGCTGCTCCCCTGTGGCGTGGTGTACTGCGTGAGCTTTGGCCTCATGCTGATTACGACGCTCCTCTGCGCGATGAAGGTTGTCCCGAGCGGTTATTACTTCATGTCGATGAATCTCGCCCTGCTGAAGGGATTCTTCCTTTCGTTCTGCCGCGAAAAGAGCGGCGGGTGGGCGCGCGAAGCCCGAACTGATGAGTGA